The proteins below come from a single Vanessa atalanta chromosome 21, ilVanAtal1.2, whole genome shotgun sequence genomic window:
- the LOC125072237 gene encoding E3 ubiquitin-protein ligase TRIM33 encodes MENASFSAGAECGEEIERALMDLGPFLGVTIKEETPDELTEGTATRANVSGTSAPTEGASETADGAGGGKAEGEGADSLASPTARTSFLALRCVFCQLPLSQAEGTPKLMECLHSACEPCIKAKIDEKLAGSRDFLGAGRVTILCSACRLHCQPSNMIDQRFVIEKTALEQTGTNGSMSGEQQCNSCEDTEPATSYCVDCGEFICDNCVHAHQRLKITKDHTIKSKEEAVSELQAAQGGRAAHDMYCRDHPQERLALFCETCDRLTCRDCQLQHHRDHKYQFSTEMAAQARGGIAALLSEVSYKRVLLGSAMKVIRDRQALIADKKKALVHEITQTVVKLTNAINTRGKQLVLRLNEVCDAKQRTLSEKKDALEQLAAITDHCVDFVNTALEQGSDTAVLHSKRAVCAHLQRIKSRRADIPNPEIPVRISLALDKLPDLVRVLSNIGAIVVDGKVDGGGGAGGVSGGGGAGGGGGGGGGSGGGGGGVGGAAGSPGPAGAFHAGSAPPHSAVVALQQVAMHQSYVQAVTGATGPGVGVGGVSSGAMLGGVGVGVPGMAGVGGYMALQRSRAHTPLRHPHVTSTTHPHHLHGMNEMNLRGLLNSSGARGRPPAPPPQHAQHAQHVQHAQHAYHQMMGAYGNGAYAAGGGAASGRRSGGPRTPSPAPLAHAHAHQPSAKWHIPQHALPNGGLEASAGAGAGAAAAGSLGGADYKITLGRARTSSAVTSTNPKTPSPSLNGVSAGCASELDKVCAESVQDLMATIAKLDSNGVQVVAEQSGGDASPAAVHSSTDAPGRAAGDPNEDWCAVCMDGGELMCCDKCPKVFHQYCHIPTIEKLPEETESWQCLLCVNFAEEPEGEAGEESEAGELTGRVRRIAERITLELYCQYEQSLPFREPVPPHNRHYHTKIQRPMCLDMIRLKLQPSAEGRYTHISQFVADVRLLFRNAYRYNPPDSQINKDAKKLEDFFDAQLLKWLPDYTYWGGEGSPPAKRARCD; translated from the exons atGGAGAACGCAAGTTTTTCTGCGGGAGCCGAATGTGGAGAAGAAATTGAACGGGCCCTAATGGACCTGGGCCCTTTTCTTGGCGTGACGATCAAAGAGGAGACACCTGACGAACTCACTGAGGGCACGGCGACTCGTGCAAAT GTGAGCGGGACGAGTGCGCCGACGGAAGGGGCTTCGGAGACCGCGgacggcgcgggcggcggcaaGGCGGAGGGCGAGGGCGCCGACTCGCTGGCGTCGCCCACCGCGCGCACGTCCTTCCTCGCCTTGCGCTGCGTGTTCTGCCAGCTGCCGCTGTCTCAGGCGGAAGGCACGCCCAAGCTCATGGAATGTCTTCACTCTGCATGTGAGCCTTGCATTAAGGCCAAAATAGACGAGAAGCTCGCCGGTAGCAGGGATTTTTTAG GCGCCGGTCGCGTCACTATACTGTGTTCGGCATGTCGCCTACATTGTCAGCCGAGCAATATGATCGACCAGAGATTTGTAATAGAGAAAACTGCTCTGGAACAGACCGGTACCAACG GCTCTATGAGTGGAGAGCAGCAATGCAACAGCTGCGAGGACACGGAGCCCGCGACCAGCTACTGCGTCGATTGCGGAGAGTTCATATGCGATAATTGCGTGCACGCGCATCAGAG ACTGAAGATCACTAAGGACCACACGATCAAGTCCAAGGAGGAGGCGGTGTCGGAGCTGCAGGCGGCGCAGGGGGGCCGCGCCGCGCACGACATGTACTGCCGCGACCACCCGCAG GAGCGGCTCGCACTGTTCTGCGAGACATGCGACCGCCTCACGTGTCGCGACTGCCAGCTGCAGCACCACCGCGACCACAAGTACCAGTTCAGCACCGAGATGGCGGCTCAG GCGCGCGGAGGCatcgcggcgctgctgtcggaGGTCAGCTACAAGCGGGTGCTGCTGGGCTCCGCCATGAAGGTCATCCGCGACCGCCAGGCGCTCATCGCAGACAAGAAGAAGGCGCTCGTGCACGAGATCACGCAGACCGTCGTCAA GCTGACCAACGCCATCAACACGCGCGGCAAGCAGCTGGTGCTGCGACTCAACGAGGTGTGCGACGCCAAGCAGCGCACGCTCAGCGAGAAGAAGGACGCGCTCGAGCAGCTGGCCGCCATCACCGACCACTGCGTCGACTTCGTCAACACGGCGCTGGAGCAG GGCAGCGACACGGCGGTGCTGCACAGCAAGCGCGCCGTGTGCGCGCACCTGCAGCGCATCAAGAGCCGGCGCGCCGACATCCCCAACCCCGAGATCCCCGTGCGCATCTCGCTCGCGCTCGACAAGCTGCCCGACCTCGTGCGAG TGCTGTCGAACATCGGCGCGATAGTGGTGGACGGCAAAGTGGACGGTGGCGGCGGTGCAGGCGGCGTTAGCGGCGGTGGCGGTGCCGGTGGcggtggcggcggcggcggcggcagTGGCGGTGGCGGTGGTGGCgtgggcggcgcggcgggcagCCCGGGGCCGGCGGGCGCGTTCCACGCGGGCTCTGCCCCGCCCCACTCGGCCGTGGTGGCGCTGCAGCAGGTCGCCATGCATCAG TCGTATGTGCAAGCGGTGACGGGAGCGACGGGCCCGGGAGTGGGCGTTGGTGGCGTGTCGTCGGGCGCCATGCTGGGCGGAGTGGGCGTGGGCGTGCCCGGGATGGCGGGAGTTGGCGGATACATGGCGCTCCAGCGCTCGCGCGCGCATACGCCGCTGCGACACCCGCACGTGACGTCCACTACGCATCCGCATCACCTGCACG GCATGAACGAGATGAACCTCCGTGGGCTCCTGAACTCGTCCGGTGCGCGAGGCCGGCCCCCCGCGCCGCCCCCACAGCACGCACAACACGCACAGCACGTACAGCACGCACAGCACGCCTACCACCAAA TGATGGGCGCCTACGGCAACGGCGCGtacgcggcgggcggcggcgcggcgagCGGGCGGCGCAGCGGCGGACCGCGCACGCCGTCGCCCGCGCCGctcgcgcacgcgcacgcgcaccaGCCCTCCGCCAAGTGGCACATCCCGCAGCACGCGCTGCCCAACG GCGGGCTGGAGGCGAGCGCGGGCGCGggggcgggcgcggcggcggccgGCTCGCTGGGCGGCGCCGACTACAAGATCACGCTGGGCCGCGCGCGCACCTCCTCCGCCGTCACCTCCACGAACCCCAAGACGCCCAGCCCCAGTCTCAAT GGCGTGAGTGCCGGGTGTGCGTCGGAGCTGGACAAGGTGTGCGCGGAGTCGGTGCAGGATCTCATGGCCACCATAGCGAAGCTCGACTCCAACGGTGTGCAG GTGGTGGCGGAGCAGAGCGGCGGGGACGCGTCTCCGGCCGCCGTGCACTCGTCCACGGACGCGCCGGGCCGCGCCGCCGGCGACCCCAACGAGGACTGGTGCGCCGTGTGCATGGACGGCGGGGAGCTCATGTGCTGCGACAAGTGCCCCAAGGTCTTCCATCAGTACTGCCACATACCCACCATCGAGAAGTTGCCCGA GGAGACTGAATCTTGGCAGTGCCTCCTGTGCGTGAACTTCGCGGAGGAGCCGGAGGGCGAGGCGGGCGAGGAGAGCGAGGCGGGTGAGCTGACGGGGCGCGTGCGCCGCATCGCAGAGCGGATCACGCTGGAGCTGTACTGCCAGTACGAGCAGTCGCTGCCCTTCCGCGAGCCCGTGCCGCCGCACAACCGGCACTACCACACCAAG ATTCAGCGGCCCATGTGTCTGGACATGATCCGGTTGAAGCTTCAGCCGAGCGCGGAGGGACGGTACACGCACATCTCGCAGTTCGTCGCCGACGTACGGCTACTCTTCCGCAACGCCTACAGATATAATCCG CCGGATTCCCAAATCAATAAGGACGCAAAAAAGTTAGAGGACTTCTTCGACGCGCAGCTGCTGAAGTGGCTGCCCGACTACACGTACTGGGGCGGGGAGGGCTCGCCGCCCGCCAAGCGCGCGCGCTGCGACTGA
- the LOC125072257 gene encoding ADP-ribosylation factor GTPase-activating protein 2, producing MADSGPSKSDIEAVFQRLRSIPSNKVCFDCNAKNPTWSSVTYGVFICLDCSAVHRSLGVHLTFVRSTQLDTNWTWKQLRNMQLGGNVNATQFFRSHGLATEDARQKYNSRVAQLYRDKLSALSEQAMKTYGTKLHLDPAPTETKDTKEKEVDWFAEHGELSDTNANDIAPQDMTRAGGALSSAARLWGADTSHASTQQAATARRPTLGARKGGLGATKVAANFDDIEREAIMAEKLKMEASSAERADRSATLASVEAEVASLRLAYREPRDRSDRLGIAGASRARPLGVSHSAAGDMTDIAQEDAPAPPAHVDDLDDFNNVFVMIRNEPYSSNRGLDSLLNETPGRKVDNDSWESIEPEPTRVVRSMFSDEPTAAPAPASAPARSRPSRKQEPEDDSAVKKFGAAKSISSAQFFGEQEPRWGGRDGNLSRFEGSSSISSAELFGDAQAARAPFAVSAPDLDEVRESVRAGVTRVAGRLSSLANGVVSSIQERYGY from the exons ATGGCTGACTCTGGGCCCAGTAAAAGCGATATTGAAGCGGTATTTCAAAGATTGCGTTCCATTCCCTCGAATAAA GTATGCTTCGACTGCAATGCGAAGAACCCTACGTGGTCGTCAGTGACGTACGGTGTCTTCATCTGCTTGGACTGCTCGGCAGTTCACCGCAGTCTCGGTGTTCACCTCACGTTTGTTCGCTCCACACAACTCGATACTAATTGGACATGGAAGCAGTTGAGGAATATGCAGCTTGGCGGAAATGTCAATGCG acaCAGTTCTTCCGTTCACATGGACTAGCAACAGAGGATGCAAGACAAAAGTATAATTCTCGTGTGGCGCAATTGTACCGCGACAAACTAAGTGCTCTGTCTGAGCAGGCTATGAAGACTTATGGGACAAAG TTGCACCTGGATCCAGCACCTACAGAGACCAAGGACACAAAGGAGAAAGAGGTAGACTGGTTTGCAGAGCATGGAGAGCTGTCTGACACTAATGCTAATGATATTGCACCACAG GATATGACACGTGCAGGCGGCGCTTTAAGCTCAGCGGCTCGCTTGTGGGGCGCCGACACGTCGCACGCCAGCACGCAGCAAGCTGCTACCGCACGACGACCCACT CTGGGCGCACGAAAAGGAGGCCTCGGCGCGACCAAAGTGGCCGCCAACTTCGACGATATCGAACGAGAGGCGATCATGGCCGAAAAGCTCAAAATGGAG GCGTCGTCGGCGGAGCGGGCGGACAGGTCGGCGACTCTGGCGAGCGTGGAGGCGGAGGTGGCGTCGCTGCGTCTGGCCTACCGCGAGCCGCGCGACCGCAGCGACCGGCTCGGCATCGCCGGCGCCAGCCGCGCGCGCCCGCTCGGCGTGTCGCACTCGGCCGCCGGCGACATGACGGACATCGCGCAGGAGgacgcgcccgcgccgcccgcgcacgTCGACGACCTCGACGACTTCAACAACGTCTTCGTCATGATCAG aaaCGAACCGTACAGCAGCAACCGAGGGCTGGATTCGTTGCTTAACGAGACCCCCGGCAGGAAAGTGGACAATGATTCGTGGGAGAGCATCGAGCCCGAGCCGACGCGCGTCGTTCGCAGCATGTTCTCGGATGAGCCCACCGCCGCTCCCGCCCCCGCCTCCGCACCCGCCCGCAGTCGGCCCTCGCGGAAACAGGAGCCCGAGGATGACTCGGCGGTCAAGAAGTTCGGAGCAGCCAAGTCGATCAGTTCGGCGCAATTCTTTGGAGAGCAG GAGCCGCGCTGGGGCGGGCGCGACGGCAACCTGTCCCGCTTCGAGGGCAGCAGCAGCATCTCGTCGGCGGAGCTGTTCGGCGACGCGCAGGCGGCGCGCGCGCCCTTCGCGGTGTCGGCGCCCGACCTGGACGAGGTGCGCGAGTCCGTGCGCGCCGGCGTCACGCGCGTGGCGGGCCGCCTGTCGTCGCTGGCCAACGGCGTCGTGTCGTCCATCCAGGAGCGCTACGGGTACTGA
- the LOC125072444 gene encoding glucosamine-6-phosphate isomerase isoform X1 — MRLIILEDASVVADWAARFVLQRITEFAPGPGRRFVLGLPTGGTPLGMYRRLIDFYKEGRVSFKYVTTFNMDEYVGLPRDHPESYHYYMWNEFFKHIDIDPAHAHVLDGNAPNLVAECKRFEDLIAEAGGVRLFIGGIGPDGHIAFNEPGSSLVSRTRVKTLAYDTLEANKRFFGNDISKVPRQALTVGVGTVMDAKEVMILITGVHKALALAKAVEEGVNHMWTVSAFQQHAQALFVCDEDATLELRVKTVKYFKALSGEHQKMIASVPVLQQHVLH, encoded by the exons ATGCGTCTCATAATCCTGGAGGACGCGTCGGTGGTGGCGGACTGGGCGGCGCGCTTCGTGCTGCAGCGCATCACGGAGTTCGCACCGGGCCCGGGCCGCCGCTTCGTGCTGGGCCTGCCCACCGGCGGCACACCGCTCGGCATGTACCGCCGCCTCATCGACTTCTACAAGGAGGGCCGCGTCTCCTTCAAATACGTCACCACGTTCAACATGGACGAGTATGTCG GCCTTCCGCGCGACCACCCAGAGTCGTACCACTATTACATGTGGAACGAGTTCTTCAAGCACATCGACATCGACCCGGCGCACGCGCACGTGCTGGACGGCAACGCGCCCAACCTGGTCGCCGAGTGCAAGCGCTTCGAGGACCTCATCGCGGAGGCCGGCGGAGTGCGTCTCTTCATCGGAG GTATCGGCCCCGACGGCCACATCGCGTTCAACGAGCCGGGCTCGTCGCTGGTGTCGCGCACCCGCGTCAAGACGCTGGCCTACGACACCCTGGAGGCCAACAAGCGCTTCTTCGGCAACGACATCTCCAAGGTTCCGCGCCAGGCGCTCACCGTCGGCGTCGGCACCGTAATGGACGCCAAGGAG GTGATGATCCTGATAACGGGCGTGCACAAGGCGCTGGCGCTGGCCAAGGCGGTGGAGGAGGGCGTGAACCACATGTGGACCGTGTCCGCCTTCCAGCAGCACGCGCAGGCGCTGTTCGTGTGCGACGAGGACGCCACGCTCGAGCTGCGCGTCAAGACCGTCAAGTACTTCAAG GCGCTGAGCGGCGAGCACCAGAAGATGATCGCGAGCGTGCCCGTGCTGCAGCAGCACGTGCTGCACTGA
- the LOC125072258 gene encoding tRNA:m(4)X modification enzyme TRM13 homolog isoform X1, producing the protein MSKPSNCSETSSITPQCQYYVVRKKRLCRMTVRPGRQYCGEHEPRPKTDNGKDDLRIPCPNDPKHTCYASKLKKHLSICNARQQQQPDYIILNINGSTDTGDCPRLPLNKIPLKTISKVIDKVNILYDKYLKDKIPMLSEKPIHTTVLDEFNDPGRTESSLRHLRQASRLLHIVENEGFVKPNTCFIELGAGKGHLSYYAWWAWCRDTNSNVLLIDRASLRHKRDNKLRDNCLKTNQSKINATDQNEPDDEWDESSIKYSNNVHRLRADLANLALERVPAVRASEAVVGYAKHLCGVATDYALRCITSTGVLDKVSGVALATCCHHRCERAACLASRPLQSLGIDAEDFNVLLGVVSWATCGDGRSRDARKRTPADSRTHARTQTRAEVTDVDGENYGTKNLNLSQERRELIGKRAKMLLDWGRVLYLKELGFDAQLVYYVPSTVSLENVCIVAKKIS; encoded by the exons atgagTAAGCCCTCTAATTGTTCGGAAACTTCTTCAATTACTCCGCAATGTCAATACTATGTAGTGAGAAAAAAGCGATTGTGTCGAATGACAGTGCGACCAGGCCGACAGTATTGCGGTGAGCATGAGCCGCGACCAAAAACTGACAATGGAAAg GACGATTTACGTATACCATGTCCAAATGATCCAAAGCA tACATGTTATGCCAGCAAACTAAAGAAGCACTTGTCTATTTGTAATGCTCGTCAACAGCAACAGCCAGATTATATTATACTCAATATCAATGGTTCCACTGACACAGGAGATTGTCCTCGCCTGCCACTTAACAAAATACCTCTCAAAACAATATCAAAAGTAATTGACaaagtcaatattttatatgaca AATATCTTAAAGATAAAATTCCAATGCTGTCCGAGAAACCAATTCATACAACGGTTCTAGATGAATTTAATGACCCAGGTAGAACTGAAAGCTCATTGCGGCATTTAAGACAGGCTTCAAGATTGCTGCATATTGTCGAAAATGAGGGGTTTGTTAAGCCCAATACTTGCTTTATAGAGTTAGGGGCTGGAAAAG GTCATTTATCATATTACGCATGGTGGGCGTGGTGTCGGGACACGAACAGCAATGTATTACTGATAGACCGTGCGTCGTTGCGACATAAACGCGACAACAAGTTACGCGATAACTGTCTGAAGACAAACCAAAGCAAAATAAATGCGACCGACCAGAACGAACCTGACGACGAGTGGGACGAAAGCTCCATAAAATACTCAAACAACGTTCACCGACTTCGAGCTGATCTCGCAAATCTCGCGTTGGAACGAGTACCCGCCGTGCGAGCGAGCGAAGCGGTCGTCGGCTACGCCAAACACCTTTGCGGAGTCGCCACAG ACTACGCACTGCGCTGCATCACGTCGACCGGCGTGCTGGACAAAGTATCCGGCGTGGCACTGGCCACGTGCTGCCACCACCGCTGCGAGCGCGCCGCCTGCCTCGCCTCGCGACCGCTGCAG AGCTTAGGCATCGATGCGGAAGACTTCAACGTGCTGCTGGGCGTCGTGTCGTGGGCGACGTGCGGCGACGGACGCAGTCGCGACGCGCGCAAGCGCACGCCCGCGGACtcgcgcacgcacgcgcgcacGCAAACCCGGGCGGAAGTGACCGACGTCGATGGAGAGAACTATGgcactaaaaatttaaatctgagTCAGGAGCGACGTGAGCTTATCGGAAAACGTGCGAAAATGTTGCTGGACTGGGGTAGAGTGTTATACTTGAAAGAACTCGGGTTCGACGCCCAGCTCGTGTACTACGTGCCCTCCACCGTGTCGTTGGAGAATGTTTGTATAGTGGCcaagaaaatatcttaa
- the LOC125072429 gene encoding prolyl 3-hydroxylase sudestada1: MSPPSKETEEPSSSSVGVGSQVGGSGDANSSDQRPPAKRQISAAVIEISDTDSDDSDVCAVNSYQASADEVKRIRREYSSSSSSSDYSSDSESPWEDDSVVIEDKISEKVVRTQLNTRANRMDDPKLSPALKSQEVIDKVKKHWEEEKDHTSDEVSLTCKPFRLCRLHGLLENPDVINNIVDDMNTLDWSRKKMDLYEFHQTTDLANLTWQRSIRGIYEMLKTEIMSWVSQVTGLELTSVSASCSLYGPGDHLLVHDDRLGDRRVAFIIYLAPWSPRGPPAHAAHNGAGHGDFHDKHEPEEVSGEGWAAHMGGALELFECDAEGSPTRVALRSFPANNTLAFFTVGPTSFHQVGEVLSLELPRLSINGWFHGPALAPAPQPQAPPRALAPHSRPVLLNQWVESTYMSPRVRAQVQAQMERASEVCLRDLLQPARCQTLLQALASPEVEWELCGPAQQRRYWRVAERWLEEQAEVDCEAEPHAVRGLARILSSTAFMRLLADCTDLPLSSYRRLELQRWAPGNFTLLPPREFYQQPRLEAVLYLGVPEHPLCGGQTMYVAPEEGGEAGEAGEAGEAGEASEEGALVTLPPRHNALNLVYCDAGAASFTKYLSKLTMKSDEHFYIVTCTYTE; encoded by the exons ATGAGTCCTCCAAGCAAAGAAACTGAAGAGCCTTCGTCCAGCAGTGTAGGAGTAGGAAGCCAAGTAGGTGGTAGCGGCGACGCAAACTCGTCGGACCAACGACCGCCCGCCAAGCGGCAAATTTCCGCAGCAGTTATAGAAATATCCGATACCGATAGTGATGACTCCGATGTATGTGCCGTTAATTCATACCAGGCTTCAGCTGATGAAGTTAAAAGAATTCGGCGGG AGTATTcctcgtcatcatcatcatccgaCTACAGCTCTGATTCGGAGTCTCCCTGGGAGGATGACTCTGTTGTTATAGAAGATAAGATTTCAGAGAAGGTAGTTAGGACACAGCTTAATACTAGAGCTAATAGAATGGATGATCCTAAACTAAGCCCTGCTTTGAAG TCACAAGAAGTTATAGACAAAGTGAAAAAACATTGGGAAGAGGAAAAAGATCATACAAGTGATGAAGTTAGCTTAACATGTAAACCTTTCCGTCTGTGCCGCCTTCACGGGCTTCTGGAAAATCCAGATGTCATAAACAATATTGTCGATGATATGAATACACTAGACTGGTCCAGAAAGAAGATGGACCTGTATGAGTTCCATCAAACAACAGATTTAGCGAATCTAACGTGGCAGCGAAGTATTAGAGGAATCTATGAAATGTTGAAGACTGAAATTATGAGTTGG GTTTCACAAGTTACTGGATTAGAACTGACGTCGGTATCTGCTTCCTGTTCACTTTATGGTCCGGGGGACCACTTGCTGGTACACGACGATCGGCTCGGAGACAGACGCGTGGCCTTTATCATATACCTGGCGCCCTGGTCGCCGCGGGGGCCTCCCGCCCACGCCGCGCACAATGGTGCCGGGCACGGGGATTTCCACGACAAACATGAGCCAGAG GAGGTGTCGGGCGAGGGCTGGGCCGCGCACATGGGCGGCGCGTTGGAGCTGTTCGAGTGCGACGCGGAGGGCAGCCCCACGCGCGTCGCGCTGCGCTCCTTCCCCGCCAATAACACGCTCGCCTTTTTCACCGTCGGGCCGACATCTTTCCACCAG GTGGGCGAGGTGCTGTCGCTGGAGCTGCCGCGGCTGTCCATCAACGGCTGGTTCCACGGGCCCGCACTGGCGCCGGCGCCGCAGCCGCAGGCGCCGCCCCGCGCGCTCGCGCCGCATTCGCGACCG GTCCTGCTGAACCAGTGGGTGGAGAGCACGTACATGTCGCCGCGGGTGCGCGCgcaggtgcaggcccagatggaGCGCGCCAGCGAGGTTTGTCTGCGGGACCTGCTGCAGCCTGCGCGCTGTCAAACCCTGCTGCAAGCACTGGCGTCGCCCG AGGTAGAGTGGGAGCTGTGCGGACCGGCGCAGCAGCGCCGTTACTGGCGCGTAGCGGAGCGCTGGCTGGAGGAGCAGGCGGAGGTGGATTGCGAAGCGGAGCCGCACGCGGTGCGCGGACTGGCCCGGATCCTGAGCAGCACCGCCTTCATGCGCCTGCTGGCCGATTGTACCGATCTTCCCTTGAGCTCCTACAGACGCCTCGAGCTGCAGCGCTGGGCACCGGGAAATTTCACA CTTCTGCCGCCGCGCGAGTTTTACCAGCAGCCACGACTCGAGGCCGTCCTGTACCTGGGCGTGCCGGAGCACCCGCTGTGCGGCGGACAGACGATGTACGTGGCACCAGAGGAGGGAGGCGAGGCCGGCGAGGCTGGCGAGGCGGGCGAGGCCGGCGAGGCGAGCGAGGAGGGCGCGCTCGTGACTCTGCCGCCGCGTCACAACGCTCTCAACCTCGTGTACTGCGACGCGGGCGCCGCCTCCTTCACCAAATACCTCAGCAAGCTCACCATGAAGTCCGATGAACACTTCTACATAGTGACGTG
- the LOC125072258 gene encoding tRNA:m(4)X modification enzyme TRM13 homolog isoform X2: MSKPSNCSETSSITPQCQYYVVRKKRLCRMTVRPGRQYCGEHEPRPKTDNGKDDLRIPCPNDPKHTCYASKLKKHLSICNARQQQQPDYIILNINGSTDTGDCPRLPLNKIPLKTISKVIDKVNILYDILDEFNDPGRTESSLRHLRQASRLLHIVENEGFVKPNTCFIELGAGKGHLSYYAWWAWCRDTNSNVLLIDRASLRHKRDNKLRDNCLKTNQSKINATDQNEPDDEWDESSIKYSNNVHRLRADLANLALERVPAVRASEAVVGYAKHLCGVATDYALRCITSTGVLDKVSGVALATCCHHRCERAACLASRPLQSLGIDAEDFNVLLGVVSWATCGDGRSRDARKRTPADSRTHARTQTRAEVTDVDGENYGTKNLNLSQERRELIGKRAKMLLDWGRVLYLKELGFDAQLVYYVPSTVSLENVCIVAKKIS; the protein is encoded by the exons atgagTAAGCCCTCTAATTGTTCGGAAACTTCTTCAATTACTCCGCAATGTCAATACTATGTAGTGAGAAAAAAGCGATTGTGTCGAATGACAGTGCGACCAGGCCGACAGTATTGCGGTGAGCATGAGCCGCGACCAAAAACTGACAATGGAAAg GACGATTTACGTATACCATGTCCAAATGATCCAAAGCA tACATGTTATGCCAGCAAACTAAAGAAGCACTTGTCTATTTGTAATGCTCGTCAACAGCAACAGCCAGATTATATTATACTCAATATCAATGGTTCCACTGACACAGGAGATTGTCCTCGCCTGCCACTTAACAAAATACCTCTCAAAACAATATCAAAAGTAATTGACaaagtcaatattttatatgaca TTCTAGATGAATTTAATGACCCAGGTAGAACTGAAAGCTCATTGCGGCATTTAAGACAGGCTTCAAGATTGCTGCATATTGTCGAAAATGAGGGGTTTGTTAAGCCCAATACTTGCTTTATAGAGTTAGGGGCTGGAAAAG GTCATTTATCATATTACGCATGGTGGGCGTGGTGTCGGGACACGAACAGCAATGTATTACTGATAGACCGTGCGTCGTTGCGACATAAACGCGACAACAAGTTACGCGATAACTGTCTGAAGACAAACCAAAGCAAAATAAATGCGACCGACCAGAACGAACCTGACGACGAGTGGGACGAAAGCTCCATAAAATACTCAAACAACGTTCACCGACTTCGAGCTGATCTCGCAAATCTCGCGTTGGAACGAGTACCCGCCGTGCGAGCGAGCGAAGCGGTCGTCGGCTACGCCAAACACCTTTGCGGAGTCGCCACAG ACTACGCACTGCGCTGCATCACGTCGACCGGCGTGCTGGACAAAGTATCCGGCGTGGCACTGGCCACGTGCTGCCACCACCGCTGCGAGCGCGCCGCCTGCCTCGCCTCGCGACCGCTGCAG AGCTTAGGCATCGATGCGGAAGACTTCAACGTGCTGCTGGGCGTCGTGTCGTGGGCGACGTGCGGCGACGGACGCAGTCGCGACGCGCGCAAGCGCACGCCCGCGGACtcgcgcacgcacgcgcgcacGCAAACCCGGGCGGAAGTGACCGACGTCGATGGAGAGAACTATGgcactaaaaatttaaatctgagTCAGGAGCGACGTGAGCTTATCGGAAAACGTGCGAAAATGTTGCTGGACTGGGGTAGAGTGTTATACTTGAAAGAACTCGGGTTCGACGCCCAGCTCGTGTACTACGTGCCCTCCACCGTGTCGTTGGAGAATGTTTGTATAGTGGCcaagaaaatatcttaa
- the LOC125072444 gene encoding glucosamine-6-phosphate isomerase isoform X2, with product MRLIILEDASVVADWAARFVLQRITEFAPGPGRRFVLGLPTGGTPLGMYRRLIDFYKEGRVSFKYVTTFNMDEYVGLPRDHPESYHYYMWNEFFKHIDIDPAHAHVLDGNAPNLVAECKRFEDLIAEAGGVRLFIGGIGPDGHIAFNEPGSSLVSRTRVKTLAYDTLEANKRFFGNDISKVPRQALTVGVGTVMDAKEVMILITGVHKALALAKAVEEGVNHMWTVSAFQQHAQALFVCDEDATLELRVKTVKYFKSLMGEHNKLIADAR from the exons ATGCGTCTCATAATCCTGGAGGACGCGTCGGTGGTGGCGGACTGGGCGGCGCGCTTCGTGCTGCAGCGCATCACGGAGTTCGCACCGGGCCCGGGCCGCCGCTTCGTGCTGGGCCTGCCCACCGGCGGCACACCGCTCGGCATGTACCGCCGCCTCATCGACTTCTACAAGGAGGGCCGCGTCTCCTTCAAATACGTCACCACGTTCAACATGGACGAGTATGTCG GCCTTCCGCGCGACCACCCAGAGTCGTACCACTATTACATGTGGAACGAGTTCTTCAAGCACATCGACATCGACCCGGCGCACGCGCACGTGCTGGACGGCAACGCGCCCAACCTGGTCGCCGAGTGCAAGCGCTTCGAGGACCTCATCGCGGAGGCCGGCGGAGTGCGTCTCTTCATCGGAG GTATCGGCCCCGACGGCCACATCGCGTTCAACGAGCCGGGCTCGTCGCTGGTGTCGCGCACCCGCGTCAAGACGCTGGCCTACGACACCCTGGAGGCCAACAAGCGCTTCTTCGGCAACGACATCTCCAAGGTTCCGCGCCAGGCGCTCACCGTCGGCGTCGGCACCGTAATGGACGCCAAGGAG GTGATGATCCTGATAACGGGCGTGCACAAGGCGCTGGCGCTGGCCAAGGCGGTGGAGGAGGGCGTGAACCACATGTGGACCGTGTCCGCCTTCCAGCAGCACGCGCAGGCGCTGTTCGTGTGCGACGAGGACGCCACGCTCGAGCTGCGCGTCAAGACCGTCAAGTACTTCAAG AGTCTGATGGGCGAGCACAACAAGCTGATCGCCGACGCGCGATGA